The Salmo salar chromosome ssa06, Ssal_v3.1, whole genome shotgun sequence genome window below encodes:
- the LOC106607891 gene encoding centrosomal protein of 170 kDa protein B isoform X2 has protein sequence MSVTSWFLVSSSGTRHRLPREMIFVGREDCELMLQSRSVDKQHAVINYNPATNEHLVKDLGSLNGTFVNDLRIPDQTYITLKLSDVIRFGYDSHVYILERSQHKVPEEALKHEKYTSQLQMGLKASEGKMAEHLDDKSKLEKTERKSQSQEAPTSRPTPLYGQPSWWGEEDAASKGQHSEGHRPEEGHPEIPKEGSGLDPEVNGSLLEYRDNQGKSIFSYHREPSYFEIPTKEFQLHPKSLGAELHEIPTKDTDTPSAQAPPTPTTPSPPVVQSHASFTIEFDDCTPGKIKIKDHVTKFSSRQRKQQQQASGKTLATTPTEVMSAECKVVDWLVHSDVRMMRRRPTCEDVYSVKSDQAVNIKSLKGHHHDDGTQSDSEDPVLGKGKRSKSHHRVQSQHSIQSKLSLSELSEPSQQTLLSYQLVKSQQTQQTVQSHQLIQSEQSVMSVQSHQTVLSVPLQQSVSSQRLLQPQPQFSPPKLTPVSPVAPERPLSQSPPEARSPTMGPSKPGPQEPLTQQAFIIEFFDDNPRKKRSQSFTANPAHADSYSALKAKLERRKGGERPNSMHGHIPPTQQVTVPLKGHGGSQRSSSLKREKTEEPLSGGSASSSSGSGPSSRTSSGITIKPFGSVGKKTKLAQEFAAEFLMKDTVHRALSPTRDKTSPPPMSAPPVMVMSPSRTRIPPPLDPPSSVSYPSTPLQPTAPRSYSPTPASHSPVLAISHPPSLSPVQTASPAHSLPPPMPLGLGVRGVDPKASRVVRNEEEDSLSDAGTYTIETESQDKEVEEARNMIDQVFGVLDSPEYSGAGVYRPIINDGKDELAMLRPSDDSSVDQMAAVSMHGFNPATLSGAPSGPIQVQSANNAAQEEGPKWVSRWASLADSYAEPGSTPPQGEFAEGDVQLIPSHSVDNSELEGSQSCRTRRLLPQVPPADRDKPESLTPSILIYPGPEPTLERSSGTPRHQDNTQSLCVQDDVDPDSLSDASRSDDGSVLERTRKSQGRKSGATSPGDTGPQYKGQDKLSPTQSTKSTSFYIGSEDGSSGKLDLARSPILSQGPERGRDTPAKTSPTTVLIRHLSSHEPRRSGVKPNNSAPNLHSQQDKDSKDPSKDILGSSSFVRQESFTKERPSDDVQIKRLPHISSHPTLRDMEQRETAQDPQPFLREEADAVLSSLEVTFPSSGSGRSSKRGGSSSHMDDSLSGESDVDTASTVSLVSNKNTPVTTGPKKRMTVSGFQKERSSSGQSVQGKGHRQPTARERLSEKRRSHAAASDNSSSKAEQAKRFQMRRSAGNRGSLDLSEGQQGSGQHWPDTASDHDTGPRPTSRNKKLIAPLQKEDNGKTAKSAAQQALIRSNSLSAPRPTRASMLRRARLGETSDNEGTETDRGSQNSDHIGASSKVSADGKKLLSRLDILAMPRKRTGSFTTPSDNESSTTTPTTRPGFSNRSAESTGPIRKTSVGETGAKQGATRGAGAPVKQLLTRTRSSGAKYSSTTSSRRRQKGSDYTSTSEEEYEASSGTPKHKRSSHTSAATQTPRAQKEKAAVAAVARSKSGSLETEEDEVQNETDHYQNWTTHSAEIAKLSQDLAKDLAILAREIHEVAGDGDSQSSSGMGTNPSPSSAPNTPGPASTIPISSREELVQHIPEASLNYQKVLLSPGSTAVMDLDPNMNDQDPSSKPRWNREEVILDNLMLNPVSQLSQAIRENTEQLAEKMKVLFHNKTEAWEEIEAKINAENEVPILKTSNKEISSILNELRRVQKQLEMINSIVEPGGTGIGKPKVAAVAAATSAGQATRSPLRQKKAPSKPTGPGDRQRGASPSTSPTTSKHNTNESTKRSTRGHKGANVVA, from the exons ATGAGCGTGACATCATGGTTCCTGGTCAGCAGCTCTGGCACACGCCACCGCCTCCCACGGGAGATGATCTTTGTGGGCCGGGAGGACTGTGAACTCATGCTGCAG tCTCGAAGTGTGGACAAGCAGCATGCCGTCATCAACTACAACCCTGCTACAAACGAGCACCTGGTCAAAGACCTGGGCAGCCTCAATGGA ACCTTTGTGAATGACCTGAGGATCCCAGACCAAACCTACATCACCCTCAAACTGTCTGATGTCATTCGCTTCGGATATG ATTCCCATGTGTACATCCTGGAAAGGAGCCAACACAAAGTCCCAGAGGAGGCACTCAAG CACGAGAAATACACCAGCCAGCTGCAGATGGGTCTGAAGGCCTCAGAAGGGAAGATGGCTGAGCACCTGGATGACAAGTCCAAGCTAGAGAAGACAGAAAGGAAATCTCAGTCTCAAG AGGCTCCAACCTCCCGACCCACCCCATTGTATGGCCAGCCCTcgtggtggggggaggaggatGCAGCCAGCAAAGGACAGCACAGTGAGGGACACAGGCCAGAGGAGGGTCACCCAG AGATTCCAAAAGAAGGTTCAGGCTTAGATCCAGAGGTGAATGGCTCCCTGTTAGAGTACAGAGACAATCAGGGCAAGTCCATCTTCTCCTACCACCGGGAGCCTAGCTACTTTGAGATCCCTACCAAAGAGTTCCAGCTGCATCCCAAGTCCCTGGGGGCAGAGCTCCATGAGATCCCCACCAAGGACACAGACACGCCCTCTGCCCAAGCCcctcccacccccaccacaccCAGTCCCCCTGTGGTGCAGAGCCACGCCTCCTTCACCATAGAGTTTGATGACTGCACGCCAGGCAAGATCAAGATCAAGGACCACGTGACCAAGTTCTCCTCGCGCCAgaggaagcagcagcagcaggcgtcCGGGAAAACTCTGGCCACCACACCCACTGAGGTGATGTCAGCTGAGTGCAAGGTGGTAGATTGGTTGGTGCACAGTGATGTCAGAATGATGAGGAGACGTCCCACGTGTGAGGATGTTTACAGTGTCAAGAGTGACCAGGCCGTCAACATCAAGAGCCTCAAAG GACACCACCATGACGATGGGACCCAGAGTGATTCTGAGGACCCGGTCTTAGGGAAAGGGAAGCGAAGCAAGTCACACCACCGGGTCCAGTCGCAACATTCGATTCAGTCAAAGCTTTCCCTGTCTGAGCTGTCAGAACCGTCACAACAGACACTGCTGTCATACCAATTAGTCAAGTCACAACAGACACAGCAGACAGTCCAGTCACACCAATTGATCCAGTCCGAGCAGTCAGTTATGTCAGTCCAGTCACACCAGACAGTCCTGTCAGTTCCGTTGCAGCAGTCAGTTTCGTCACAAAGGTTACTTCAGCCTCAGCCTCAGTTTTCGCCTCCCAAACTGACCCCAGTTTCTCCTGTGGCCCCTGAGAGGCCCCTGTCTCAAAGCCCGCCTGAGGCTCGCTCCCCCACCATGGGTCCCTCTAAGCCCGGCCCCCAGGAGCCCCTTACCCAGCAAGCATTCATCATAGAGTTCTTCGACGACAACCCGCGCAAGAAACGCTCGCAATCCTTCACGGCCAATCCTGCCCACGCAGACTCTTACTCCGCCCTCAAGGCCAAGCTGGAGCGGAGGAAGGGTGGGGAGAGGCCAAACTCCATGCACGGCCACATCCCTCCCACCCAGCAGGTGACTGTTCCTCTGAAGGGCCACGGCGGGTCCCAGAGGTCTAGCTCCCTGAAGAGGGAGAAAACGGAGGAGCCCCTGAGTGGAGGCAGTGCCTCCTCTTCCTCCGGTTCTGGGCCTTCCTCTCGCACCTCCTCTGGCATCACCATCAAGCCATTTGGCAGTGTGGGGAAGAAGACCAAGCTAGCCCAGGAGTTTGCAGCAGAGTTCCTGATGAAAGATACAGTCCACAGAGCCTTGTCTCCCACCAGGGATAAGACGTCTCCTCCTCCCATGTCCGCTCCCCCGGTGATGGTGATGTCACCCTCTCGCACCCGCATTCCGCCCCCCTTAGACCCCCCTTCCTCCGTCTCCTATCCCTCCACCCCCTTGCAACCCACTGCGCCACGTTCCTACTCTCCAACTCCTGCCTCTCATTCCCCAGTCCTAGCCATctcccaccccccctccctcagCCCTGTCCAGACTGCCTCCCCAGCCCACTCCTTGCCCCCTCCGATGCCCCTGGGTCTGGGGGTGCGTGGGGTGGACCCTAAAGCCTCCAGGGTGGTGAGAAACGAGGAAGAGGACAGTCTGAGTGATGCCGGCACATACACTATCGAAACAGAGTCCCAGGACAAAGAGGTGGAGGAGGCACGCAACATGATCGACCAG GTGTTTGGGGTCCTCGACTCACCAGAGTACAGTGGTGCCGGAGTGTATAGACCCATCATTAATGATGGCAAGGACGAGCTGGCAATGCTTCGGCCTAGTGACGATAGCAGTGTGGATCAAATGGCAGCAGTTTCTATGCATGGCTTTAACCCAGCCACCCTCAGTGGGGCCCCATCAGGCCCCATCCAG GTGCAGTCTGCTAACAATGCAGCACAGGAGGAGGGGCCTAAGTGGGTTTCTCGCTGGGCCAGTCTGGCAGACAGCTATGCAGAACCGGGCTCTACTCCACCTCAAGGGgaatttgcagagggag ATGTGCAGTTGATACCGAGCCACAGCGTGGATAACTCTGAGTTAGAGGGTAGCCAGAGTTGTAGGACCAGGAGGCTGCTTCCCCAGGTTCcacctgcagacagagacaagccAGAGAGCCTCACCCCCAGCATCCTGATCTACCCCGGCCCAGAACCCACCCTGGAGAGGAGTAGTGGTACGCCCCGGCATCAGGACAACACCCAGAGTCTTTGTGTCCAGGACGATGTAGACCCAGACAGCCTGAGTGACGCCAGCCGCTCTGACGATGGCTCTGTGCTGGAGAGGACCAGGAAGAGCCAGGGGAGGAAGAGTGGAGCTACCTCGCCCGGGGACACTGGACCTCAGTATAAGGGTCAAGATAAGCTGTCTCCGACTCAGTCTACCAAGTCCACCTCCTTTTACATTGGGTCTGAGGATGGCAGCTCAGGCAAGCTGGACCTGGCCCGAAGCCCTATTCTTTCTCAGGGGCCTGAGAGGGGGCGAGACACTCCTGCCAAAACCTCCCCCACCACCGTCCTCATCAGGCACCTGAGCAGCCACGAGCCCCGGAGGTCGGGCGTAAAGCCTAACAACTCAGCCCCCAACCTCCACTCCCAGCAGGACAAAGACTCTAAAGACCCCAGTAAAGACATCCTGGGGTCCTCCTCGTTCGTCAGGCAGGAGAGTTTCACCAAGGAGCGACCCAGTGATGATGTCCAGATCAAGAGGCTCCCACACATCTCCAGTCACCCCACCTTGAGGGAcatggagcagagagagacggCCCAGGACCCACAGCCCTTCCTCAGGGAAGAAGCAGACGCCGTTCTCTCCTCTCTGGAGGTCACGTTCCCTTCCTCAGGCTCCGGACGCAGCTCTAAGAGAGGAGGCTCCTCCAGTCACATGGACGACTCTCTGTCTGGGGAATCAGATGTGGATACAGCCAGCACCGTCAGCCTGGTCAGCAACAAGAACACCCCTGTTACCACAGGCCCTAAGAAGAGGATGACCGTCAGTGGCTTCCAGAAGGAGAGATCTTCCTCCGGTCAATCTGTCCAGGGGAAGGGCCACCGCCAGCCCACGGCCCGCGAGCGTCTGTCAGAGAAACGCCGCAGCCACGCGGCAGCCAGTGATAACTCCAGCAGCAAGGCCGAGCAGGCCAAGCGCTTCCAGATGCGGCGTAGCGCGGGGAACCGCGGCTCCCTGGACCTATCAGAGGGCCAGCAGGGTTCTGGTCAGCACTGGCCTGACACTGCCTCTGACCATGACACCGGTCCCCGCCCCACCAGCCGTAACAAGAAGCTTATAGCTCCCCTACAGAAAGAGGACAATGGGAAGACCGCCAAGAGTGCAGCACAGCAGGCACTGATCCGCTCCAACAGCCTGTCAGCACCAAGGCCCACCCGGGCATCCATGCTGCGCAGGGCACGTCTGGGAGAGACTTCTGACAACGAGGGAACTGAGACAGACCGGGGGTCCCAGAACTCAGACCACATTGGTGCCTCCAGCAAGGTGTCTGCTGATGGGAAGAAGCTCCTCTCCAGACTGGACATCTTGGCCATGCCCAGGAAGCGAACAGGCTCCTTCACTACGCCTAGTGACAACGAGTCCTCCACCACGACCCCTACAACCCGGCCTGGCTTCTCCAACCGGAGTGCAGAATCAACTGGGCCTATCAGGAAAACATCAGTGGGTGAAACAGGGGCCAAGCAGGGGGCCACAAGAGGGGCCGGAGCCCCCGTGAAGCAGCTCCTCACCCGCACACGCTCCAGCGGGGCTAAATACTCCAGCACAACCA GTTCCCGTCGAAGGCAGAAAGGTTCAGACTACACCTCCACATCTGAGGAGGAATATGAGGCCAGCTCTGGAACCCCCAAACACAAACGCTCCTCCCACACGTCTGCTGCCACACAGACCCCCCGGGCTCAGAAGGAGAAGGCTGCAGTAGCAGCAGTCGCTCGGTCCAAGTCCGGCTCACTGGAGACTGAGGAGGACGAAGTCCAGAATGAGACTGACCACTACCAGAACTGGACCACACACAGTGCCGAGATAGCAAA GCTCAGTCAGGACTTGGCCAAGGACCTTGCCATTCTGGCCCGTGAGATCCATGAAGTGGCGGGGGACGGGGACTCCCAGAGTTCCTCTGGAATGGGCACAAACCCCTCCCCCAGCTCTGCACCCAACACACCCGGGCCCGCCTCCACCATCCCCATCTCTAGCCGGGAAGAG CTGGTCCAACATATCCCTGAAGCCAGCTTAAACTACCAGAAGGTTCTACTATCGCCAGGTTCTACCGCTGTCATGGACCTGGATCCTAACATGAATGACCAAGACCCAAGCTCTAAGCCACGGTGGAACCGTGAAGAG GTGATTTTGGACAATCTGATGTTGAACCCTGTTTCTCAGCTCTCTCAGGCCATTCGGGAGAACACAGAACAGCTGGCTGAGAAAATGAA GGTTTTATTCCACAACAAGACTGAGGCCTGGGAGGAGATTGAAGCGAAGATCAATGCTGAAAACGAAGTACCCATCCTGAAAACATCAAATAAG GAAATCTCCTCCATCCTGAACGAGCTGAGAAGAGTACAGAAGCAACTAGAAA TGATCAACAGCATTGTGGAACCCGGTGGAACTGGCATTGGGAAACCTAAGGTGGCAGCGGTGGCTGCTGCTACTTCTGCAGGACAGGCCACCAGGTCCCCCTTACGGCAGAAGAAAGCCCCAAGTAAGCCCACTGGGCCTGGGGACAGACAGCGTGGTGCCAGCCCCTCTACCAGCCCCACCACCTCCAAACACAACACCAACGAAAGCACCAAGAGGTCCACTCGAGGACACAAAGGGGCAAACGTTGTGGCCTGA